A window of [Clostridium] innocuum genomic DNA:
GATTCACAAAGAATCAAAAGCTTATCCGCTTTGATATAGGCGTTAAGTTGTTTTACGATTCCCCGGCAGTGATATACCTGCTGTTTTTCTGTTTGCATCCTGCTTCACCTGCTCTTTCTCTTTTCATTGATCAGCTTTGGGAAATAACCGCTGATACGCACATGATCGAAGAAGATCACAAAGGCCTGTTCATCACAGCCCTGTACCTTTTTTTTCAAATGACCGTATTGTCCTCTGGTAATTGCCACCATCATGACCTCCTTCCTGCGTCCGCTGTAGCCGCCTGTTCCATCCCAGACAGTAACACCACGCCCCACATCCAGGATCAGCTGCTGCTTCAGTTCATGATTTTCCGTGATAATCAAAGCAGCCGATTCTGCATTATCCTCGTGAATGCGATCCAGCACGAAGGACAGGATACAGCTGTGTACGATGGAATATAAGGCTACCTGACTGTCGTAAATGAGAAAACAGAGTAGATAAATCACCGTATTGACCAGCAGATAGATACTGCCGACACTTCCTTTTCCTGTTTTTGTCAGATACAGTCCGATGATGTCAATACCTCCGCCGCTCCCGCGTCCCTTGAAGAACAGCCGTGTACCATATGCACATAGAAAGGAGCCAAGCAGGACAGAGATAAAGACATCCTCAACCAGAGGCGCTTTGGGCACCGGAATCAAAGACAAAAACAAAGATTCAAACAGTATGACGATTGCCGTATGCACGGCAAATGTTTTCGCCAGCACCCTGGCAGCGAGAATGATCATGAAGATATTCAGGATCAGATTTATAATCCCGGCGATATCAAAGGAAAGTCGATAGGGCAGGATATGGAGCAGCAGATCCCGGAGCAGCTGGGCGATTCCTAAAAACCCGGCACTGTAGATATGCAGCGGAACCAGAAACACATTCATCGAGAAGGAAAACAGCAAAGCTCCGCTGATACAGTACAGCCAGTCCTGTGCTGTCTTCATACGATATAGCGCTGAACGCGATCACTCATTCCCACCGCGATTTCTCCTGCCGTCCCCTGTATGATTTGGCCAAGCAGATAGCTGCTGACTGCCCCGGTTCCATCATCACCACTCAAAAGTGCATATTCCCCAACCTGCACTGCTTCTATATCGGTCACATCCACCATGAACATATCCATGCATACCTTTCCAATCAAAGGTGCCGGCCTGCCATGTATGGAAACATAGCTCTGCGGGGACTGTGCGATACAGCGTCGGTAGCCATCCGCAAAGCCTGCCGCCAGCACTGCGATTCTGACAGGCTGTTTTGCGATAAAAGCATGACCATAGCCCACCCCTTCTCCCGCTGCAATATCCCGCAGCAGGACGATTCTCGCTTTCCAGACAAGCACCTCCCGCAATGGTATTAAGCGCTGCTCCGGGGCTGAGGCAAGACCAAAGATATAGGCACCGACACGCACCATGTCCATATGCATATCTGGAGCATGTATCGCTGCCTTACTGTTGCATATATGACAGATGCCCGTATCGATTCTTCGTTCCTGCAACGCCCGGATGCAGCTTTGAAAGCGCTGATACTGCAATTCGGTAAACGCCAGCTCCCTTTGATTGCTGCCGGCACCGTATACCAGATGGGTATACATCCCTGTTATTTCTATATTCGGCAGTGAAAACAGAGGAAGCAGCTGCTCCACGCAGTCTGCTGTAGAACTACAGCAGTCGATTCCCATGCGGTGAAAGCCGGTATCCAGCTTCAAATGCACGGCAGTCTTCAGGTTCATACCTGCACAGCACTCGGAAATATGGGAAAGAAACGTTGCGGAAAAGGCACTGAGTGTGATGTTGTTTTCCGCAGCCAGGCGTATTTCCTCATCCGATACATAGCCAAAAACAAGAATCGGCTTTTCTCCTGATACGCTTCGCACACGCAACGCCTCCTGCATGGTGGCTGTTCCATACCAGTCGCATAAATCGTCCATCGCCTGTACACACGGCTCGATTCCATGACCGTACGCATTCCCTTTTACGACTGCCATAAACCTCGTTCCTGCTGTGAGATGCCGCTTCAGCTGCATCACGTTTTCCCGAATTCGCGCTGTATGGATTTCTGCATAGGTTCGGCAGCTGATGTTTTCTTCCATACCTATTCGGCTTTGCCGCACTCCGCAATGATGGCGGCTTCATATGCTTTTTGCAGCTGCTTCAAAATCGGTCCGGGCTTTCCATCCCTGATCGTATGCCCGTCCACCTTTAAAACTGCACTGCATTCCGTATTCGTATCAGCGACAATGACCTCATCTGCGGCATACAGCTCATCCAGTGTAAAATTGCCTTCACGAAATGGTATCTGTTCCTGCTCACACAGTGCCTCCAGTATTTTCTTCGTCGTACTGGGCAGAATATCCTCATTTTCAACATGTGTCAGTATACAGCCGTCCTGAACAATCAGGATTGAGCCGGATTTTTCTTCCGTGACAATACCGTCCTTTACCAGAATCGCCTTCCCTGCCCCTTTTCTCTTTGCCTCAGAGCGCGCCATGCAGTTTGGAATCAGATTCAGTGTTTTTACATGACAGTATTTCCAGCGGATATCCTCCACACTGATCGCAGTTGTTCCCGCCTGGATTTTCTTCACATTGCGGGGAGCATGTACCGCAAAGCCGGACAGCACCGGCCTTTGATCCTCACGCCCGGGATACAGATGGTTTCGGATACCGTCATCCCCTCTTGTCAGCTGCATATACACATAACCGCTGTGCATATCATTCTCCTCAACCAGCTGCTGAAAGAAGCCTTCGAATTCCTCCCTTGTATACTGCAGATTGAAATCAATGACATCCGCCCCCTGAAACAGACGGTCGAGATGCCGCTTTAGACCAAACAGCTTCCCATTGTATACACGAACGACCTCATACAGACCGTCTCCGAAGACATAGCCGCGGTCCTGCAGAGAAATGTGGATATCCTGCTCTTTGACCATAGCTCCCTTCCATAAATATCGTTCCCCGATTCCTTTTTTTTCTATTCCATTCATCCTTATATCCTTCTTTCTATTCCTTGCATGCCGAATAGCTTATTTTCCCGCTCAGCATCCCGTATGTTTCTTTGAACACCTCATCCATGTGCTCCTTCAGCTCATCAAAATTCATGAATTTACGGGAGGTCACAGCTTCCAGAAAAATCGGAAGGTTGATACCGTAAAAGCATTCCAGCTTTTTCTCTTTATACAGTCTGCCGATTGCCTTTGCTGTGACATTGCAGGGGGAGCCTCCCAGTAAATCTGTCAAAACGATCACACCGTCCCCTTCATCCGCCTGTTCGATTGCCTTGTATACCTTCTGTTCAAACTGTTCAATGCTGTCTCCGTGAAACAGTCCCAGATGTGCAACATTCCCGATATTTCCGACAATCAGCTTTCCGCTGCTGACAAAGGCTTCTGCCAGGGGTCCATGTGTGGCGAGTACCAGTCCTATCATACGACGTGCCCTCCCCTAGGCTGCGTCTTTGATTTCGATTCGCTTATCATCCGGTACGACTCGAATATAGACGTCCATGCCCTTGCTCTGCATAGCCTTGATGCTATTCATTTCTTCCTCATTCACCGCAATGTTGCGATACAGCTTTCGTCTGTCTGCCCGGGCACCGATTCCGCCGATTCCCACTTCCTGTATCGGAACACCCGCATCATGCAGATCCGCGAAAACCATCGGTGTTTTTGCGAGCAAAAAGATACGTTCATCCTCACTGCCTGCTTCTTTGAGATAGGAGATGGCACTGCTTACGGAAAGCACCTCCAGCTCCAGACTGCTCGGCATTGCGGATTTCATGATCATTTTCATAAAGGAATCCTTTGCGGCCTTATCATCCACAATAATCACCTTGCTTGCTTTGGTATGCAAGACCCAGGCCGTCATGACCTGCCCGTGTACCAGCCGGTCATCAACGCGTGCGTATACAATATTTTTCATACAATTATTCCTCTTCCTTCTGCAGACAGGCGATAAATGCCTCTGCGCGGTGCTGCAATTCCTCAAAGCGGCCTTCCTGAATCACACGCTTATCCATCAAGCGTCCGCTGATACCATAGCCGGTGCAGCCGACAGCCGCAAATTCTGCGATATTTTCCTCGGTGATTCCCGCAGTCGCAATGAATTTCACATGGGAAATCGGTCCCATCAGATCCTTAATGTAGGAGGCTGTCATTCTGGCAGCCGGAAACAGCTTAACATAATCTGCACCGTATTCATGTGCATCCAGTACCTCGCTGGGGCTCAGTGCTCCCGGAATGGACAGCATGCCCAGCTCCTTTGTTTTACGAATGACCGCTTCATTGACATTCGGTGAAATGATATAGGCAGCCTTTGCCTGATACGCAAGCTCCACCTGTGCAGGACTGACAACCGTCCCTGCCCCGATCGCCATACGGCCTCGAAAATGCTCCTCCAGCATGGTGATCGCATCCAGTGTTTCCTTATAATCCTTGCTTTTCTGATCGAAGGTGACCTCCGCCAGACGGATGCCGCCCTTATACAGTGCTTCCATCGTCTTGAGGAGGGTGTCACCATAGACACCCCTGCAAATCACGATAAGCTTATGCTCCTCCAGCATGGCTCGAATTGTATCCATATAAACTCCTTTCTTCGTTTATTTTAGAAGAATCCAATCAGCACACCGACAATAGCGATGGCAATCAAAATCAGTATGATCTTAGATGTTGAAAGCTTTTTCTGCAGCAGGAAGTAAGAGAGAAAGACAAAGCCAACCGGCAGTAAGCCCTTGAATATCGCATCGAAGATGGTTTCCTGCAGGACCATGTCCGAGCTTCCCAGATGCAGCACCGTGGAAGAAGTAACCGTTACAGTCGTAGCCGCAAGCCCTCCCAGGGTAATGGCTCCAACTGCCGTAGCCAGCGTCATAAAGCGCTCCAGCTTTCCGCTCGCAAACAGACCGTTGACAGCTTCCTTTCCCTTTTTATAGGAGGTCTGGAACATCCAGTAGCAGGGCACCATGACATAGAGAACGGTTACGATCATATAGAAGATCGGACCGAAGAAGTTGCCGTCCATTCCCATACCGATCGCAATGGAGGCAATGATAGGGATTGCCGTTCCCTGTCGCA
This region includes:
- the dat gene encoding D-amino-acid transaminase, which translates into the protein MNGIEKKGIGERYLWKGAMVKEQDIHISLQDRGYVFGDGLYEVVRVYNGKLFGLKRHLDRLFQGADVIDFNLQYTREEFEGFFQQLVEENDMHSGYVYMQLTRGDDGIRNHLYPGREDQRPVLSGFAVHAPRNVKKIQAGTTAISVEDIRWKYCHVKTLNLIPNCMARSEAKRKGAGKAILVKDGIVTEEKSGSILIVQDGCILTHVENEDILPSTTKKILEALCEQEQIPFREGNFTLDELYAADEVIVADTNTECSAVLKVDGHTIRDGKPGPILKQLQKAYEAAIIAECGKAE
- a CDS encoding PTS sugar transporter subunit IIA: MIGLVLATHGPLAEAFVSSGKLIVGNIGNVAHLGLFHGDSIEQFEQKVYKAIEQADEGDGVIVLTDLLGGSPCNVTAKAIGRLYKEKKLECFYGINLPIFLEAVTSRKFMNFDELKEHMDEVFKETYGMLSGKISYSACKE
- a CDS encoding PTS sugar transporter subunit IIB is translated as MKNIVYARVDDRLVHGQVMTAWVLHTKASKVIIVDDKAAKDSFMKMIMKSAMPSSLELEVLSVSSAISYLKEAGSEDERIFLLAKTPMVFADLHDAGVPIQEVGIGGIGARADRRKLYRNIAVNEEEMNSIKAMQSKGMDVYIRVVPDDKRIEIKDAA
- a CDS encoding bifunctional 4-hydroxy-2-oxoglutarate aldolase/2-dehydro-3-deoxy-phosphogluconate aldolase — translated: MDTIRAMLEEHKLIVICRGVYGDTLLKTMEALYKGGIRLAEVTFDQKSKDYKETLDAITMLEEHFRGRMAIGAGTVVSPAQVELAYQAKAAYIISPNVNEAVIRKTKELGMLSIPGALSPSEVLDAHEYGADYVKLFPAARMTASYIKDLMGPISHVKFIATAGITEENIAEFAAVGCTGYGISGRLMDKRVIQEGRFEELQHRAEAFIACLQKEEE
- a CDS encoding YitT family protein, whose amino-acid sequence is MKTAQDWLYCISGALLFSFSMNVFLVPLHIYSAGFLGIAQLLRDLLLHILPYRLSFDIAGIINLILNIFMIILAARVLAKTFAVHTAIVILFESLFLSLIPVPKAPLVEDVFISVLLGSFLCAYGTRLFFKGRGSGGGIDIIGLYLTKTGKGSVGSIYLLVNTVIYLLCFLIYDSQVALYSIVHSCILSFVLDRIHEDNAESAALIITENHELKQQLILDVGRGVTVWDGTGGYSGRRKEVMMVAITRGQYGHLKKKVQGCDEQAFVIFFDHVRISGYFPKLINEKRKSR
- a CDS encoding PTS system mannose/fructose/sorbose family transporter subunit IID, which translates into the protein MERQITDTNVQTEKKLTKTDLNKCFLLWHLLGEATLSYERLQAPGVLGCLGPVLKRLYGDDKEEFVNACQRHMEFFNTAGYYGGSIIMGLVCSLEEERANGLPIEGEVISAIKTGLMGPLAGVFDALRQGTAIPIIASIAIGMGMDGNFFGPIFYMIVTVLYVMVPCYWMFQTSYKKGKEAVNGLFASGKLERFMTLATAVGAITLGGLAATTVTVTSSTVLHLGSSDMVLQETIFDAIFKGLLPVGFVFLSYFLLQKKLSTSKIILILIAIAIVGVLIGFF
- the alr gene encoding alanine racemase, which codes for MEENISCRTYAEIHTARIRENVMQLKRHLTAGTRFMAVVKGNAYGHGIEPCVQAMDDLCDWYGTATMQEALRVRSVSGEKPILVFGYVSDEEIRLAAENNITLSAFSATFLSHISECCAGMNLKTAVHLKLDTGFHRMGIDCCSSTADCVEQLLPLFSLPNIEITGMYTHLVYGAGSNQRELAFTELQYQRFQSCIRALQERRIDTGICHICNSKAAIHAPDMHMDMVRVGAYIFGLASAPEQRLIPLREVLVWKARIVLLRDIAAGEGVGYGHAFIAKQPVRIAVLAAGFADGYRRCIAQSPQSYVSIHGRPAPLIGKVCMDMFMVDVTDIEAVQVGEYALLSGDDGTGAVSSYLLGQIIQGTAGEIAVGMSDRVQRYIV